A single genomic interval of Helianthus annuus cultivar XRQ/B chromosome 13, HanXRQr2.0-SUNRISE, whole genome shotgun sequence harbors:
- the LOC110899758 gene encoding uncharacterized protein LOC110899758 — translation MESRRLEIVLHSAKDLYNVKHFGTMDPYAMVWFAGGGMVSEIRTTAVAKNAGSCPVWEFSMEYEAVPMKTDYILFCEIQHDGKLLDRKIGEVQVPFTELLAGDASRKNARYPVKIESGEVMGSIILSHKFIEQVVISRTKDDQVTASSNVSSTSGTKNKADTETLSSGKSSKNNGNGKGKDKQHTPIKKVNGKKKDGMMKSIAKSVVTKVAAEAVLFAGTVAALYALNEGLTEEAEVEEEAEVEDEYEDEGQIDDQVDEVGGEEEDYNDEDDGEEEDY, via the coding sequence ATGGAGTCACGCAGGTTAGAGATCGTTCTACACTCTGCAAAGGACCTTTACAACGTCAAACACTTTGGTACCATGGATCCCTATGCCATGGTCTGGTTCGCTGGAGGGGGCATGGTGTCCGAAATACGTACAACAGCAGTCGCAAAGAATGCCGGTTCTTGTCCTGTCTGGGAGTTTTCCATGGAATATGAAGCCGTTCCCATGAAAACCGACTATATCCTCTTCTGCGAAATCCAGCACGATGGGAAGTTGTTGGACCGGAAAATAGGAGAAGTTCAAGTGCCTTTCACAGAACTCCTCGCTGGAGATGCTTCAAGAAAAAATGCTAGGTACCCTGTGAAGATAGAGTCTGGGGAGGTAATGGGGTCAATCATCCTTTCACATAAATTCATAGAACAGGTGGTTATATCCAGAACGAAGGATGATCAGGTGACGGCTTCCAGCAATGTTTCGAGCACATCAGgaaccaagaacaaagctgatACTGAAACGTTGAGCAGTGGGAAAAGCAGTAAGAATAACGGCAATGGTAAGGGCAAGGATAAACAACACACACCAATAAAGAAGGTCAATggaaagaagaaagatggaatgATGAAAAGTATTGCAAAAAGTGTGGTAACGAAAGTGGCTGCTGAAGCTGTTTTGTTTGCTGGAACAGTTGCGGCTTTATATGCCCTTAATGAAGGCCTAACAGAGGAAGCTGAAGTTGAAGAGGAAGCAGAAGTTGAAGATGAATACGAAGACGAAGGCCAAATTGATGATCAAGTTGATGAGGTTGGCGGCGAAGAAGAAGACTACAATGATGAGGATGACGGCGAAGAAGAAGACTActaa